From the Brassica napus cultivar Da-Ae chromosome A8, Da-Ae, whole genome shotgun sequence genome, one window contains:
- the LOC106359517 gene encoding uncharacterized protein LOC106359517 isoform X1, with product MALQWLILSYVVAAEVVIAVVLTLPYPMVVKKRVVSLVSLVLQPAASIVAFAAFQLCDIYWKNEHRLSCSSEVWTATERDRYEKSIYKAQRNVVLCAAGILLYCTTRTWSFWKKLRRDTRASNLLVYRDLVPQNHICKSL from the exons atggcTTTGCAATGGTTGATTCTTTCGTACGTGGTGGCCGCCGAAGTTGTAATCGCGGTGGTGTTGACTTTACCGTACCCTATGGTAGTGAAGAAGCGCGTCGTGTCACTTGTCTCTCTCGTTCTCCAACCTGCTGCTTCCATCGTCGCCTTCGCCGCCTTTCAGCTCTGCG ATATATACTGGAAGAATGAACATAGACTCTCTTGCTCATCGGAGGTATGGACTGCTACAGAGCGTGATCGCTACGAGAAATCT ATCTACAAGGCACAAAGGAATGTTGTTCTGTGCGCTGCAGGAATTCTTCTCTACTG TACAACAAGGACCTGGAGCTTTTGGAAGAAGCTGAGAAGAGACACAAGGGCGAGTAATCTACTCGTGTATAGAGACTTGGTTCCTCAAAACCATATATGTAAAAgtctttaa
- the LOC106359517 gene encoding uncharacterized protein LOC106359517 isoform X3, translated as MALQWLILSYVVAAEVVIAVVLTLPYPMVVKKRVVSLVSLVLQPAASIVAFAAFQLCDIYWKNEHRLSCSSEVWTATERDRYEKSIYKAQRNVVLCAAGILLYCYRICKYNKDLELLEEAEKRHKGE; from the exons atggcTTTGCAATGGTTGATTCTTTCGTACGTGGTGGCCGCCGAAGTTGTAATCGCGGTGGTGTTGACTTTACCGTACCCTATGGTAGTGAAGAAGCGCGTCGTGTCACTTGTCTCTCTCGTTCTCCAACCTGCTGCTTCCATCGTCGCCTTCGCCGCCTTTCAGCTCTGCG ATATATACTGGAAGAATGAACATAGACTCTCTTGCTCATCGGAGGTATGGACTGCTACAGAGCGTGATCGCTACGAGAAATCT ATCTACAAGGCACAAAGGAATGTTGTTCTGTGCGCTGCAGGAATTCTTCTCTACTG TTACCGTATCTGTAAGTACAACAAGGACCTGGAGCTTTTGGAAGAAGCTGAGAAGAGACACAAGGGCGAGTAA
- the LOC106359517 gene encoding uncharacterized protein LOC106359517 isoform X2 — MALQWLILSYVVAAEVVIAVVLTLPYPMVVKKRVVSLVSLVLQPAASIVAFAAFQLCDIYWKNEHRLSCSSEVWTATERDRYEKSIYKAQRNVVLCAAGILLYWCIYRICKYNKDLELLEEAEKRHKGE; from the exons atggcTTTGCAATGGTTGATTCTTTCGTACGTGGTGGCCGCCGAAGTTGTAATCGCGGTGGTGTTGACTTTACCGTACCCTATGGTAGTGAAGAAGCGCGTCGTGTCACTTGTCTCTCTCGTTCTCCAACCTGCTGCTTCCATCGTCGCCTTCGCCGCCTTTCAGCTCTGCG ATATATACTGGAAGAATGAACATAGACTCTCTTGCTCATCGGAGGTATGGACTGCTACAGAGCGTGATCGCTACGAGAAATCT ATCTACAAGGCACAAAGGAATGTTGTTCTGTGCGCTGCAGGAATTCTTCTCTACTG GTGCATTTACCGTATCTGTAAGTACAACAAGGACCTGGAGCTTTTGGAAGAAGCTGAGAAGAGACACAAGGGCGAGTAA
- the LOC106360538 gene encoding putative 3,4-dihydroxy-2-butanone kinase has protein sequence MAPPAKKFINNPNDVVTEFIEGLVETYPGLQYLDGLPEVKVVLRADVSAADYDKVAVISGGGSGHEPAQAGYVGEGMLTAAICGDVFASPPVDSIIAGIRAVTGPMGCLLVVTNYTGDRLNFGLAAELAKTEGFKVETVIVGDDCALPPPRGISGRRGLAGTVLVHKVAGAAAAAGLSLEEVAAEAKHASEMVGTMGVALTVCSLPGQATSDRLGPEKMELGLGVHGEPGAAVVDIQPVDVVVSHVLQQILSPETNYVPITRGNSVVLMVNGLGGTPLMELMIAAGKAVPKLQLEFGLAVDRVYTGSFMSSLDMAGFSISIMKADQSILERLDAPTKGPSWPVGTDGNRPPSKIPVPLPPFQQNKNEESLGRPQELSQQGRILEAAIKAAATVVISLKDSLNEWDGKVGDGDCGSTMCRGATAILEDMKNYYPLNDAAETVNEIGSSIRRVMGGTSGIIYSLLCKAAYAELKANAQSEVTPKNWSDALKSSISAVSKYGGASAGYRTMLDALIPASKVLEEKLSVGEDPVSAFVLSAEAATAGAESTIQMQAQAGRSSYVSAEILASIPDPGAMAAAAWYSAAARAVKEQSQGL, from the exons ATGGCTCCTCCAGCTAAGAAATTCATCAACAACCCCAACG ATGTAGTAACAGAGTTCATAGAGGGTCTGGTCGAAACTTATCCTGGACTTCAGTACTTGGATGGCCTCCCTGAG GTCAAGGTTGTACTACGAGCTGATGTCTCGGCTGCTGATTATGACAAGGTTGCTGTTATATCAG GAGGGGGAAGTGGGCATGAACCAGCACAAGCTGGATACGTGGGAGAAGGAATGCTAACCGCAGCTATTTGCGGTGATGTCTTTGCTTCACCACCGGTTGATTCCATCATAGCT GGGATTCGAGCTGTAACTGGTCCAATGGGATGCCTCTTGGTTGTCACG AACTATACTGGTGACCGCTTGAACTTTGGCCTAGCTGCTGAGCTAGCTAAAACTGAGGGTTTCAAAGTAGAG aCTGTGATTGTTGGAGATGACTGTGCTCTCCCACCGCCACGTGGCATATCTGGACGCAGAGGTTTAGCAGGAACAGTTCTTGTCCATAAG GTAGCtggagcagcagcagcagctggTCTTTCCTTAGAAGAAGTTGCGGCAGAAGCAAAGCATGCTTCTGAGATGGTAGGGACCATGGGAGTTGCACTGACTGTTTGTTCGCTTCCGGGACAGGCTACATCAGATCGTTTGGGTCCTGAGAAAATGGAACTTGGGCTTGGTGTT CATGGGGAACCTGGTGCTGCTGTGGTCGACATTCAACCTGTGGATGTTGTAGTCTCCCATGTTCTTCAACAGATACTGAGTCCA GAGACTAATTATGTTCCAATTACACGTGGTAACAGTGTGGTTCTGATGGTTAATGG CTTAGGTGGTACCCCACTAATGGAACTTATGATTGCTGCTGGAAAAGCAGTCCCTAAACTACAGTTGGAATTTGGACTTGCCGTTGATAGGGTGTATACTGGATCTTTTATGTCATCTCTTGATATGGCAG GTTTCTCGATATCGATCATGAAGGCTGACCAGTCAATTTTAGAGCGTCTGGATGCTCCGACCAAGGGACCTAGTTGGCCAGTTGGCACAGATG gGAACCGCCCACCATCGAAGATCCCAGTTCCACTGCCTCCAttccaacaaaacaaaaacgaaGAG TCTCTAGGCCGACCTCAAGAACTTAGTCAACAAGGTCGAATCCTTGAGGCAGCTATTAAAGCAGCAGCAACTGTGGTCATCAGTTTAAAAGATAGTTTGAACGAATGGGATGGAAAAGTAGGAGACGGGGACTGTGGATCAACA ATGTGCAGAGGGGCAACAGCTATTCTGGAGGACATGAAGAATTA TTACCCTCTCAATGATGCTGCTGAAACAGTGAATGAGATTGGTTCATCTATCAGAAGAGTCATGGGGGGAACGAGTGGAATAAT TTATAGTCTCCTCTGCAAGGCAGCTTATGCTGAGTTAAAAGCTAATGCTCAGTCAGAAGTCACTCCCAAAAACT GGTCTGATGCACTCAAGTCATCAATCTCTGCTGTCAGTAAATATGGTGGAGCAAGTGCGGGCTATAGAACGATGTTAGATGCTCTCATCCCAGCTTCAAAAGTCCTCGAGGAG AAGCTGAGTGTTGGAGAGGACCCTGTTTCTGCTTTTGTTCTGTCTGCTGAAGCTGCAACTGCAGGAGCGGAATCAACCATTCAGATGCAAGCACAG GCCGGGAGATCGAGCTATGTGTCAGCTGAGATTCTTGCATCAATTCCTGATCCGGGCGCAATGGCTGCAGCGGCATGGTACAGCGCTGCTGCAAGAGCAGTGAAGGAGCAGAGCCAGGGTTTGTGA
- the LOC106360539 gene encoding protein argonaute 1 has protein sequence MVRKKRTDGSSEGGEGSGSREAGPHSGGGRGGYQQGGGRGGGGQQQGGRGYGTQSQQGGRGGGRGYGQPPQQYGGPRGGQQPQQYGGPREGQQPQQYGGPREGQPPQHQHQQQYGGPRGGPPRGGYGGGGRGGAPSAGQPQRQSVPELHQATSPTYQAVSSQPTPSEVSPTRIPDTSAPVQEFEQLSIEQGASSQAIQPIPSSSKAFKFPMRPGKGQVGKRCIVKANHFFAELPDKDLHQYDVTITPEVTSRGVNRAVMKQLVDLYRESHLGRRLPAYDGRKSLYTAGPLPFVSKEFRILLHDEEEGAGGQRREREFKVVIKLAARADLHHLGMFLQGKQADAPQEALQVLDIVLRELPTSKYTPVARSFYSPDIGRKQSLGDGLESWRGFYQSIRPTQMGLSLNIDMSSTAFIEALPVTEFVCQLLNRDIRSRPLSDADRVKIKKALRGVKVEVTHRGNMRRKYRISGLTAVATRELTFPVDERNTQKSVVEYFYETYGFRIQHTQLPCLQVGNSNRPNYLPMEVCKIVEGQRYSKRLNERQITALLKVTCQRPQEREKDILRTVELNDYSHDPYAKEFGIKISASLASVEARILPPPWLKYHESGREGTCLPQVGQWNMMNKKMINGGTVSNWICINFSRQVPDNMARSFCQELAQMCHISGMAFNPEPVLPPVSARPEHVEKVLKTRYHDAMAKLSQGKEIDLLIVILPDNNGSLYGDLKRICETELGIVSQCCLTKHVFKMSKQYMANVALKINVKVGGRNTVLVDALSRRIPLVSDRPTIIFGADVTHPHPGEDSSPSIAAVVASQDWPEVTKYAGLVCAQAHRQELIQDLFKEWKDPQKGVVTGGMIKELLIAFRRSTGHKPLRIIFYRDGVSEGQFYQVLLYELDAIRKACASLEAGYQPPVTFVVVQKRHHTRLFAQNHNDRNSVDRSGNILPGTVVDSKICHPTEFDFYLCSHAGIQGTSRPAHYHVLWDENNFSADGLQSLTNNLCYTYARCTRSVSIVPPAYYAHLAAFRARFYMEPETSDSGSMASGSMARGGGMGGRNMRGPHVNAAVRPLPPLKDNVKRVMFYC, from the exons ATGGTGAGGAAGAAGAGAACTGATGGTTCATCTGAAGGAGGTGAAGGGTCTGGCTCCCGTGAAGCTGGTCCACACTCAGGTGGTGGGCGTGGTGGTTATCAGCAGGggggaggaagaggaggaggaggacagCAGCAAGGTGGAAGAGGTTATGGTACTCAGTCTCAACAGGGAGGTCGTGGTGGTGGTCGTGGTTATGGCCAGCCACCTCAGCAGTACGGTGGACCAAGAGGTGGCCAACAGCCACAACAGTACGGTGGACCAAGAGAAGGCCAACAGCCACAGCAGTACGGTGGACCAAGAGAAGGCCAGCCACCACAGCACCAACACCAACAACAGTACGGTGGACCGAGAGGAGGACCTCCTCGAGGTGGGTACGGCGGTGGTGGCCGTGGAGGTGCGCCCTCTGCTGGACAGCCACAGAGACAATCAGTTCCCGAGCTGCATCAAGCTACCTCACCAACTTATCAAGCGGTGTCTTCTCAGCCTACACCGTCTGAGGTGAGTCCTACACGGATTCCGGATACTTCTGCTCCGGTTCAAGAATTTGAACAGCTCTCTATTGAACAAGGAGCTTCGAGTCAGGCAATCCAGCCTATTCCATCTTCCAGCAAAGCTTTTAAGTTCCCAATGAGGCCTGGGAAAGGACAGGTCGGCAAGCGTTGCATTGTAAAGGCCAACCACTTCTTTGCTGAGTTGCCTGACAAAGATTTGCACCAGTACGAT GTTACTATTACTCCAGAAGTCACATCAAGGGGTGTTAATCGTGCTGTGATGAAACAGTTGGTTGACTTGTATCGTGAGTCACACCTTGGAAGACGTCTTCCTGCATATGATGGTCGCAAAAGTCTCTACACTGCTGGACCGCTTCCCTTTGTTTCCAAGGAATTCAGAATCTTGCTTCATGACGAGGAAGAAGGGGCTGGGGGACAAAG ACGAGAAAGGGAGTTCAAAGTTGTGATCAAGCTAGCTGCACGTGCTGATTTGCATCACCTAGGAATGTTTCTACAAGGGAAACAAGCTGATGCCCCGCAGGAGGCTCTGCAGGTTCTTGATATTGTTCTTCGTGAGCTGCCAACTTCCAA GTATACTCCTGTGGCCCGGTCATTTTATTCTCCTGACATAGGAAGAAAGCAATCATTGGGGGATGGCTTGGAGAGCTGGCGTGGATTCTACCAAAGCATTCGTCCCACACAGATGGGTTTATCACTCAACATAG ATATGTCATCGACAGCATTCATAGAGGCACTTCCTGTGACTGAATTTGTTTGCCAGTTGCTGAATAGGGATATTAGATCCCGGCCTTTATCTGATGCTGATCGTGTGAAG ATCAAAAAGGCTCTTAGAGGTGTTAAGGTTGAAGTGACCCATCGAGGAAATATGCGCCGGAAGTACCGCATTTCTGGCCTGACTGCTGTGGCCACTCGAGAACTGAC atttccTGTCGATGAAAGAAACACCCAGAAGTCTGTTGTTGAATACTTCTACGAAACATATGGCTTTCGGATTCAGCACACACAGCTTCCATGCTTGCAAGTTGGGAATTCTAACAGGCCAAATTATCTACCAATGGAG GTCTGCAAGATAGTTGAGGGTCAGAGATACTCAAAAAGGTTGAACGAGAGGCAGATCACTGCTCTGCTGAAGGTGACTTGTCAGCGCCCCCAAGAACGAGAAAAGGATATCTTACGA ACGGTGGAGCTAAATGATTACAGTCACGACCCCTATGCTAAGGAGTTTGGCATCAAGATAAGTGCGTCTCTTGCTTCCGTTGAAGCTCGAATTCTGCCTCCTCCATGG CTCAAGTATCATGAATCTGGAAGGGAAGGGACTTGTCTGCCACAAGTTGGTCAGTGGAATATGATGAATAAG AAAATGATCAATGGCGGAACAGTGAGCAACTGGATCTGCATTAACTTCTCTAGGCAAGTGCCAGACAATATGGCACGTTCTTTCTGTCAGGAACTTGCTCAGATGTGCCACATATCTGGCATG GCCTTTAATCCGGAACCAGTCCTCCCACCAGTTAGTGCTCGCCCTGAGCATGTGGAGAAAGTCTTGAAAACTCGATACCATGATGCCATGGCCAAGCTATCTCAAGGAAAAGAGATTGATCTCCTTATTGTCATTCTGCCAGACAATAATGGATCATTATATG GTGATCTGAAGCGCATCTGTGAGACCGAACTCGGCATTGTGTCTCAGTGCTGCCTGACTAAGCATGTCTTTAAGATGAGCAAGCAGTATATGGCCAATGTGGCTTTGAAAATTAATGTCAAAGTTGGAGGAAGGAATACAGTGCTTGTTGATGCCTTGTCAAGGCGAATTCCTCTGGTCAGTGATCGCCCTACCATAATCTTTGGTGCTGATGTAACCCATCCTCATCCTGGAGAGGATTCAAGCCCGTCTATTGCTGCT GTTGTCGCATCCCAGGACTGGCCTGAAGTTACCAAGTATGCTGGACTGGTGTGTGCTCAGGCGCATAGACAAGAGCTCATTCAGGATCTGTTCAAAGAATGGAAGGATCCTCAGAAAGGGGTGGTGACTGGTGGCATGATAAA GGAGTTACTTATAGCCTTCCGTAGATCAACTGGGCATAAGCCGTTGAGGATCATATTCTATAG GGATGGAGTTAGTGAAGGACAATTCTATCAGGTTTTGCTCTACGAGCTTGATGCCATCCGCAAG GCATGTGCCTCGCTGGAAGCAGGTTATCAGCCACCAGTGACGTTTGTGGTGGTGCAGAAGCGCCATCACACGAGGCTCTTTGCTCAGAACCATAATGATCGTAATTCAGTGGATAGAAGTGGCAACATCTTACCAG GAACTGTCGTGGATTCCAAAATATGTCACCCTACGGAGTTCGATTTTTACCTCTGTAGCCATGCTGGTATTCAG GGCACTTCTCGACCTGCTCATTACCACGTTCTTTGGGATGAGAACAACTTCTCTGCTGATGGACTCCAGTCTCTAACCAATAACTTATGTTACAC GTATGCGAGATGCACTCGTTCTGTATCCATTG TGCCGCCGGCGTACTATGCGCATCTAGCAGCGTTCAGGGCTCGGTTCTACATGGAGCCAGAGACATCAGACAGTGGTTCGATGGCAAGCGGGAGCATGGCACGTGGAGGTGGTATGGGTGGTAGAAACATGCGTGGGCCTCACGTGAACGCTGCTGTGAGGCCACTCCCACCTTTGAAAGATAACGTGAAGCGAGTTATGTTCTACTGCTGA